ACTAAGAAATATTTGACATTGGATATATAATTTCTGGCAACTTGctaagtttttagtataaatttcTGGAGGTTCGTTCAAACAACTCTTACGTATTCTGAATTTAAGTAGTACGTACGTGTACGACTCTTGCatacaaattgaatttaaaCCAAAACTATTTTGAGCTAAACAAACACTTTGGCacaatacaattgaaagtagCAATACGCCATACTAAATAATGTgtagacaaataaataaatagttagtCATACCTGCTAAAGGTgacttttcagtttttgaattGTGAGGTACGAGTAACAACAAAATGTTCGGTTTCTCACCAATTTTGTCAGTCTCAGGGGCATTCATTTCAAACCGTCATACATTTagaaattttgtgtatttatttacccggttattgcatttttttttggtttgtattatattgttgttatatttgatgaatagattttaattttttatacaaatattgcaaacaaaTGGAGCAGCGCCGGTAttgtttgcatattttgttaacaataaaaataaaataaagattaCTCAATCATTAACATATGGAAATCATCAATAGTCGAACGACTTTGATGCGTTACGATGACATTTTActgatacatatgtaaataaataattaatacactgaGAGAAAAGTATTCTGGGCAAAAaggataatttatatttttaactgaaaataattaaaaatattttatatttttattgataaacctttattatatttatttatcattttaggTCTGATATCAGCCATAATAATCCAAACATCGGGGTCTCCAAGTAGCAATGACAACGACTATGAACCGCGTCACTTGATGAACGATCAATGTAAGTATCAAGACATTCAGAATACACACAATTAACCCATACATAACAATTGAGTTTGGATTCATAACTACTTTTAAGGCAGCGTCTTTTTTCCAGTCACAATCGGACTCACCATTTTCCAAACAGCTAGCGGGACTTAGCACGAAGCGAGCGGGACGTAATAAGGATTGGAAACAAAATGTTGATACAAAATCCGAATCAGACTCAGCTGCTGATTCGCTGGCGGAAGATGATTCCGAAGATGAGGATGGTTCCACGGAATACTATGATGAAGAGAGTGATGAAAGCAACAGTAGTGGCAGCAACAGCGAAAGTGGCAGCAATGAATCAATACCACGTTTGTTGTCACAATCAGCCTTTCATCGCATCTCAGAAACATTGGGTGCTTTAAATACTGTGGGTCATATGCTGGTCGATACAATGCGTGGACAAGATGCAAAATCAGACTCGGATACTACAACAGCTACAAgcacaacgacaacaacaacgtCCGCAATTCAGGGTGCAGGTGAAGAATCCTCTAAGGTTTTAACTTTATACCCAGAGGAGAACTCCATAATACAAGATACAAGCTCATCAGATATTCAAATAGCTAATAAAAGAATTGGCCAAGAAGAGCCTATTAGTAAGCCCATGTTTGTGGAGAATAAGGAGATTAAAAAGAGAAAGAAAAAGAAGAAGACCAACAAGAATAAGGTGAAGAAACCCTCGCAGGATTTACAAGTAAATTCCACTATTCTTACTGGTCTACCCACCACCTTGCGACCTGTGTCCGCCATCATCACAACATCAGTTACTACCTCTAGACCTTACGCAGATTCTGTAGCATTAGCCACAGATGAATCTACAGCCAAAGATGTAGAAAATCGTTGTAAAACTCCCACCGGAAGACCAGGACGTTGTGAAGATTTAAGCAGCTGTCCGGCTTTACTGTTAAATCTCAGCAGTTTACGCGAATCGTTATGTTTCAAAAGTCTTTTTGTTCCGGGCGTATGCTGTCCCCTGCCCGACACTCCAACAGTATTAACCACACAAAGACCTCTTAAACTAACTACACGAGCACCCACCACTGTCGCAACTACCACCAGAAGACCCACAAATCGTCCTTCTTCACCCAGTTTGGTACTGAAGCCTCATGGCAAACCATctactacaacaacaacgactACCACAGAAGCACCTTTAGATCCCACTGATTTAGAACTTTTGGGCTCAAACAGTATTGTGGATGCTGACGAATGTGGCCAGCAAGAATATTCAACAGGTCGTATTGTAGGCGGTGTAGAGTCACCCAATGGTCAGTGGCCGTGGATGGCGGCGATATTCTTGCATGGTCCTAAGCGTACAGAGTTTTGGTGTGGTGGCTCGTTGATTGGTTCTAAATATATTCTGACAGCTGCTCATTGTACCAGAGATTCGAGACAGAAACCGtaagtttattattttcaaaaataaaatacagtaatttaaatacttaattacgAGTATatgggagaatccatatcaaaacggacagaaaacagctattttcggatttgacatcttcgattttaatgaattttaccacacatattacggttccaaagggttcctcaaatcTATAACTATTTCAAGGTCCtcctttccatttcaaaaatatcgcgatttgaaaattgaatttttttttaaaattgtctaaatttttatacacatacataattgcccataactatGAAGCTACTCAAAGCCCAACATattttttgattccattttaaaggaaagatattgtcctttaaatggtgtgaataaaattgtttacttccaaaaggttaaaggtcaaatttcaaagtatttatttcaatgaaaaaaatatcaaagattgaggttttaaaaattcaaaatgaaaatggtatgaggacacctaaactctctactatattcgtggAAAAAAAATCGATGAAGACTCGATTGGTTTAGGGGTTATAAAGAAAAtcgttattaaaagtacgttttttcatataaattcatataaaaatttaagcacctGTGTTTTACcacataaattgaaattgattcaactgtgttctgttttctatttgccgaaatttttatatgaaaaaaagtactcggacaaaactaaagcacagatccaaccttcaatgttaattcATCTGGTGGCATTCCGGCTGGttgcaatgaattcaaaaattcagttgGACAATTTACGACTTGTTCTTCGtgcattactgtgtcaatcgatttgtatttcattgtttcgcagtttcaattgaatttgctcattgagcttgttgacGGGAGCAATTGGGAGAAGAGCTAGGAAAAagtttgttcattgcgccaatcAGTACGTCCTTGTGATTACTGTAGTCATCATCCTTATTGAAATGAAATGCgccaactttaaatcgattctttctcttgaaCGATTGGCTTATAGTCCTTCGATGTTGTTTTGGTGTGTCTCTGCAGAtctcgatgaagatgcactgtgacgcatttgctgaagccATGATTCGAGATCTCTTTCCGTTTCCGCGTCTCTAGACGTAGATGCCCATTCCCGATTTTTCCTGAAGAAATGTTGTACCTTATTAACCGCTGCCTTCGTATTTTATCGAACGATatgaaaatttggtatatacTGGACATGTGCAGGAATGTATTCCTTTCTTCActtacaccaaatcattcgcTTCGGAGTAAACCtctgtgaattaaaattttaaaatcagtgACCATGAAAGCATTATatgggaaaataaattttcttcatatttttttttcggggATATTTCGGGAATTTGGTATACTTGGGTATTCTTCTTGTTTGGCCGGAGACCAGTCCGAATTTGTGCGATTCATCGAAATCGGTCCATGCGTTGTTGAGTTATAAGCGTAGTAACTAACAtcactttcttttatatatagatagatttgaCACCcattttcgagaaaataaaaaaaagttctttcaaaaagtacatttaAGGATTCAAGTATTCcacgaaaatgtttgccggaaaatttcagtggaggtcaccaaagataccaaagttgtaaataatgctctttacgcttaattaacaaaattacacgccaccctgagtctcacatttttaaaaaaaatcgccaaaaatccatttatgatccgcatgagctgaaatttaaaatataaacagttcttaaaaagatttacaaaaaacattcatacgtatgtaagttatctcttttagttcaagagatatttacgTTTACAGTGCACTAGCGATAATATGAACTTattaaaaccaggccagttcacttttgcaagattgttcatatttgcgaatggcatctaattcccatcAACAGCTAGGgaagttcaaaaattattaagcagttGGATTAGAATTTAGTCACTACCCAgttgatttagatttcaactctgtgtagatagataaaatacgttgaaaaaacaaaaataagctgttcatattttaaaaagctttaaaatatgaacagcttatttcactaagttcatattttagagtaccctatggaagtaaaaaatgttcatattttggggtgttcatattatAACGAGTgcactgtttttattttttttctgcttgatcttttcttgttttttttttagatttggcGGGCATATGGAtggtcgatttttttaaaaatatcagccatatttgctatataattctgaataaaatcaaaacaacttgctaacagttatctcgttcCTATAATGCATTAAAAGatggaaaatgtaaaattttttctcaaaaaagtacctatattttttcttcgggactttataaaatttgtatatgatccgaaaGGATAACTTAATGGAAAAGCGTGTAAAttaaaacttggctcacttaagcggacctaGTCACCCTCAGACCTATCTAAAAtttgccaatttaaaaaataaattcctatattataatttttagtttctatGGCGTTCaacaatttcataaatttattttatttcaataaacttgtaatcttcaagtcctaaggttttcaccaataccaaaTACTTACACAAATAGCTTATATTTATTCATTAGGAGCTTTACAAACCTTGCTtccttttttgataaattttaacttttttatatattccatgcaaaatgggttttgaaaaaacttaaaaaatacggccatttttacatattccaactttggatgcatgCAACTTTTTACAGGGATGAGATAACTATTAGcaatttttatcacaaatatagatgatatttaaaaaaaaatttgaccctccgtaggcccggtATATCTAGAAActaaaaaagatcgagcaaaattaaaaaaataaataaacctaaataactatTGACTTAAAAGTgataatgttttttgtagatctactcaaggactatttatattttaaatatcaccctcactgaaatttttcggcaaacattttcgtggaatattttaatccttaaatatccttttagaattttttttgattttctcgaaaaatttACCCCTTTTAATTCTGCCTATAAGAATTCTTTCAGACAAGCTGCTTTCgattatttctgactttctggttgaattttcagttttggtgtattcagggactcatagtaaaatttcacggataatatttttgcggaacatatTAACCCATTAAATCCCTGCATTAAtggtgtttgttgctcttttttaaaagaaggacaaaaaagacccatgccttggggatttagagggttaacatattcttcaaaaatattctccgtaacattttacataactttgctgaacacattttatacctaaaatgtaaggatcacatggtttcttatgaagattaacaataacaatgtgccagagttgggaaactttaaccccccccccccccccctcaaatgaaattcaaacgtaaactttcaaaacgccgatacacgtgtctttttttttgtctcctctatcaaaatttattggtctgaccttgtaattttggaaaaaatttgattttgttgtatagtgcaatattcggcacagccgaatatagaactTAATTGTTTgagagattttaaaatttgatttatttttttattttcagatttGCTGCCCGTCAATTCACTGTACGTTTGGGCGATATAGATCTTTCAACCGATGCCGAACCCTCTGCACCCGTAACATTTGCCGTCAAGGAGGTGCGAGCCCATGAACGATTTTCACGTATTGGTTTCTACAACGATATTGCTATTTTGGTATTAGATAAACCTGTGCGTAAGTCCAAATATGTTATACCCGTGTGTTTACCCAGGGTGGGACGCATGCCGCCGAAAGAACGTTTGCCCGGCAGAAGGGCTACTGTGGTGGGCTGGGGTACAACATATTATGGCGGCAAGGAATCAACATCGCAGAGACAGGCTGAATTGCCGATCTGGCGTAATGAAGATTGTGATCGTTCTTATTTCCAACCCATAAATGAGAATTTCTTATGTGCGGGTTATTCGGATGGTGGTGTAGATGCTTGTCAGGTAagtgtttattaattttttttattcttcaaagttttattaatatttattacatttttgtttctaGGGTGATTCTGGTGGCCCACTTATGATGCGCTATGACTCACGTTGGCTGCAATTGGGCGTGGTATCGTTCGGTAATAAATGCGGTGAACCTGGTTATCCCGGTGTGTATACGAGAGTCAGTGAATATTTGGATTGGATACGTGATCATACAAAGGACTAGTAATAATTAGTTTTATAAATGTGCTCAAGATGTGTTCTTAgcgtatttaatttaatttaacaaaaccaatatgaataaaatgtgtatgttatttttgtattaaagttAATTTGAAGTGCTTATTTTGAAAGTAGCATAAGTCGAGTTTTGTTCAAAGTTCAGATAATGATagaattatgtttaaatttaaggaTTCTAACCTGTATTGACTTATGTGTCGATTTGTCCTAGTTTTGGAAGATTTGCCTTTTTGTCTTGGTTAATTATGGtttcttaaaataatattctattataattaaatgttacgattaatttaatttcaaaattcgagGATGGCGAGTCGGACTAGTATTAACTGCAATtcctcaaataaaaaaatcattaaaaacaagTCAAAGTTCCATagctattcggctgtgccgaatcttatatacccaccaccaactTATTACGGCCACCGATATTTGTACATTTACTAGGATCGgttatgttccaaatttggatgcgtgtaactgtAAAAATACAGACGATATTACTTTtagcaattttatttagaattttttcgcaaatatttaaaaaaaaatgttgacactaaaaaatcataaaaatatcgatcaaaatttaaaaaaaaacctaaataccACTTAAACTAAAAAACATAATTGACAAATATAAGCGtagtttttgtagatcttctcaatgAGTAGTAGCTCAtttggatcataaatggatttttggcaatttttttagaaaaaaacgtaTTCGGATCACaaatggattttttgaaatttttaaaaaaaaaaaacgtatctAAACCATTGTGCAATGGAAGAACtaacaacgcacagtggtataggaAAAAtgtagagggaaataaataagtaacttctaaatgcttagtccgatttcaatgaaatttgacGTGTGCAAAGAATGGACCCACCAGATGCGCGGCAAGGAGTCCCCAAAGtaagacacctcgggtatgttacatttttaattgtacATTATACGAatcttaaagataattttataataaaggaAATCGTTATATTTTGTATGCTGAAAGAATTTCGAAAgctttgtataattctttggagctttcaaaattctttcaggacaaataataaaataattatcattCAATTCTCTCTCtaagtaaaaaagaaattttgtgaaacaatggcccataatcatagtcagaaataaagtatattttaagagaaataaagtcgtctttacttaagagtggactttaggtctaccatagacaagataaaatatactATTGACGTTAAACTCGACTGTAAAAATAAAAccagctgaagctgttattaactcatttaacaacatcatcatctgTTCTTCctcaagtaaaaaagttcgacaacaagtcaaaaatgtttgtgttacaagatattggcagagattttgcaataattaaacggttatcaataaaattagaaccaaaatatccttattatgatattaatcttattttttgcatttttcctccacaatttgctttttttctttagatttcgctgttacttttattgtttaccttttttgctttttttttaattttctatgtcagctgttcagcggtgccaattgtctatatttttttgtatattgtatgaaaacattttctacatttgaggtggcacccagttaaagtcgattcaatttaaaacacactttaattttgactatagttgcaaaataattaaaagcaggtttttattttaaagttgtttctaaatagaaccgactttagtgtttgactatgattatgggccaatatttttaagtcatgaaCGTACTTTTAGATATAATTTGATGTAGATAAATTTATTCTCGAACCATTATTTGATTTGTAATGCCGTTTTTTCGTattatttcattgaatttttcattattaacttcttataaaaaaatattttagaattggTCTGTTCAATAACATAAAACTGTTACTAATTACACtctccaacaaattgagactttttgattctgaaagggcatgctgagtagatcatttttgtagaataaacttatagtccacctgGTCTGAATTTTATATTATAGTGGGCAAAGttttaagttaatgtctgagagaattcttattgtcatggaattttatgaggataatttttgtggaagatcttaactctctagctcctctctttaggggacaatttgacccatttttcaagaaaatcaaataaaatcctatcgaaaaggacatttaaggattaaaatattccacaaaaatatttgaaagatttCAGTGAGTGTCTACatagataccaaagttgtaagtAATGCTCCTACATATGTAGGATATCTTTTAGGTcaatttaggtttatttttttttaattctgctcgatctttttttgttttttttagatattgtggGCATATGGAGGgtcgacattttttttaaaaatatcagctatatttgctataaaattctgaataataTCCAAATAACTTGCCAACAGTTATCTAGTACCTATTAATAGTtggcaaatgtagaaaatgtcgtatttataaatttttttccaaaaagagttcctatattttttcttttgtagaaaaaaattttcttccgaAAGTATACTtgatgcaaaagcgtgtaaagtaaaactaagctcacttaagcggacctaGTCGCTCCGATACCTATATcttattttaatacatacaaagcaattttactatcacacggtaaataataCCACAGTaagcaattttctaaaaaaaactcagtttttggaacacatttcctccgttttaggaatttcggtatttgagaaaaaaatgccaaaagttgatttaagaacatttagatctgcattatttccaaattttattataataactttaaccgttaaaatgttacgttaattaaaattttatattttttaatttcactaaagtgttaatcttcaagtcctaaggttttcacaaatgccaactacttatacaaaaagcttatatttattcatcaggagctccacaaaccttgctcccttttgaaaaattttaaagtttttttataaagtattccatgcaaaatgtgttttggaaaatcgtaaaaattacgtccatttttacatgttccaaagtttttgtagatcttctcaaggactactTATATTTTAAGTATGCTCATTCGgttcataaatagatttttggcgattttttttaaaaaatgtgagacccaaggtgtaatttttctaattaagcgtaaagagctttactTACAACTTTGGTGTATCCACTGAAATTTTTCGGCAAAAATTatagtagaatattttaatccttaaatgtcccttttgaaaggatttttattttcacGAAAAAGGGATCAAATTgccccctaaagagaggagccccataaaatt
The nucleotide sequence above comes from Calliphora vicina chromosome 1, idCalVici1.1, whole genome shotgun sequence. Encoded proteins:
- the LOC135962545 gene encoding clotting factor B, giving the protein MRLTPFFISFGLISAIIIQTSGSPSSNDNDYEPRHLMNDQSSFFQSQSDSPFSKQLAGLSTKRAGRNKDWKQNVDTKSESDSAADSLAEDDSEDEDGSTEYYDEESDESNSSGSNSESGSNESIPRLLSQSAFHRISETLGALNTVGHMLVDTMRGQDAKSDSDTTTATSTTTTTTSAIQGAGEESSKVLTLYPEENSIIQDTSSSDIQIANKRIGQEEPISKPMFVENKEIKKRKKKKKTNKNKVKKPSQDLQVNSTILTGLPTTLRPVSAIITTSVTTSRPYADSVALATDESTAKDVENRCKTPTGRPGRCEDLSSCPALLLNLSSLRESLCFKSLFVPGVCCPLPDTPTVLTTQRPLKLTTRAPTTVATTTRRPTNRPSSPSLVLKPHGKPSTTTTTTTTEAPLDPTDLELLGSNSIVDADECGQQEYSTGRIVGGVESPNGQWPWMAAIFLHGPKRTEFWCGGSLIGSKYILTAAHCTRDSRQKPFAARQFTVRLGDIDLSTDAEPSAPVTFAVKEVRAHERFSRIGFYNDIAILVLDKPVRKSKYVIPVCLPRVGRMPPKERLPGRRATVVGWGTTYYGGKESTSQRQAELPIWRNEDCDRSYFQPINENFLCAGYSDGGVDACQGDSGGPLMMRYDSRWLQLGVVSFGNKCGEPGYPGVYTRVSEYLDWIRDHTKD